The following proteins are encoded in a genomic region of Mycobacterium kiyosense:
- a CDS encoding LLM class F420-dependent oxidoreductase, producing the protein MPSKPKKLGFRAVFLSERWDIKQADVILSGAAALTSRIELGTAMVCPPTRQPWLMAALAATMQACYGPRFTLGLGRGTDAIWNDMGLKMPSYTEMADYVDILRRLWRGETVNYDGPVGRFPALAFSETVPGPPPPVWFGTFARPKGAALLASSFDGVLLPPVLTPQATANAVERIKVACERIGRDPTTIRICQAVITAPGLDDIETRSLAHGRAVGYLQYPGYGETLIEENGWDMAVIHQLRAHRQLAANEKVADRLYHRHQLLEPAKLIPDEYMIDSCAIGSVDECVTSLQRFRDAGADEIATYGSTPGQNAKLIEAWRNR; encoded by the coding sequence ATGCCGTCGAAGCCGAAAAAGCTGGGCTTCCGAGCTGTTTTCCTCTCCGAACGCTGGGATATCAAACAGGCCGACGTGATTTTGTCCGGTGCGGCGGCGCTTACCTCCCGCATCGAATTGGGCACCGCAATGGTGTGCCCCCCGACCCGGCAACCCTGGCTGATGGCGGCGCTGGCGGCCACCATGCAGGCCTGCTACGGCCCCCGGTTCACGCTCGGCCTCGGACGCGGCACCGATGCGATCTGGAATGACATGGGCCTGAAAATGCCGAGTTACACAGAGATGGCCGACTACGTCGACATCCTCCGCCGGCTGTGGCGCGGCGAGACAGTGAATTACGACGGACCCGTGGGCCGCTTCCCGGCCTTGGCCTTCTCCGAGACGGTGCCGGGTCCGCCGCCGCCCGTGTGGTTCGGCACGTTCGCCCGACCCAAGGGGGCGGCATTGCTGGCTTCGTCGTTCGACGGAGTGCTGCTGCCGCCGGTGCTGACCCCCCAGGCCACCGCCAACGCGGTCGAACGCATCAAGGTGGCGTGTGAACGAATCGGCCGTGATCCCACCACGATTCGGATCTGCCAGGCGGTCATCACCGCGCCCGGGCTCGACGACATCGAGACACGTTCGTTGGCGCACGGCCGAGCGGTCGGCTATCTGCAGTATCCCGGCTACGGCGAGACGTTGATCGAGGAGAACGGCTGGGATATGGCGGTGATTCACCAGCTCCGGGCGCACCGCCAGCTGGCCGCCAACGAGAAAGTGGCCGACCGGCTTTACCACCGCCACCAATTGCTGGAGCCTGCCAAACTGATCCCCGACGAGTACATGATCGACAGTTGCGCGATCGGATCGGTCGACGAGTGCGTCACCTCGCTGCAGCGGTTCCGTGACGCCGGTGCAGACGAAATCGCCACGTACGGAAGCACACCCGGCCAGAATGCCAAGTTGATCGAGGCATGGAGAAACCGATGA
- a CDS encoding cytochrome P450 — protein sequence MTTQDDQFVFNPLDPDLAVDPFPILARLREIDPVFHAAALGSFVVTGHDPAWKVLARRDGDLRWEQFQRMRHGDGVIDEPYFTIMADSVLMKAGDDHTRVRKTFQRNFRPGLVDSLRPVITDRAHELIDAFTDPSGGPGRVELMAAYGSPLPLSAISQLLHVPHEDEADIHEWMHGFKLGIQMLPLDATQLKVANDSMIALDNYFRGLVAKRRAEPEDDLVNSMIADTDDGTLTEDELIANLWSIYVGGHDTSALSICNAVATLLLHPDQLAALQSDMSLLPNAVQEILRYIGTVHGTHRLLTEDIELGGHHIPADTPIMVYLSAANHDEGWCPHAESFDITRDVPSDHLAFGHGPHKCPGQHMARAVIGIGVEALLTRLRGLRIEELEWERDALLFRGGPRSWCWHGIPARHDHERLAEVAARPGTGAGVPSAELPRQHPPVDRKLLFRRLRPRQPSGIVDASGPRSFRFHAVA from the coding sequence ATGACCACGCAGGACGATCAGTTCGTGTTCAACCCGCTCGACCCGGACTTGGCGGTGGACCCCTTCCCGATCCTGGCACGATTGCGCGAGATCGATCCGGTGTTCCACGCGGCCGCGCTCGGCTCCTTCGTCGTCACCGGACACGACCCGGCCTGGAAGGTGTTGGCACGCAGAGACGGTGACCTGCGCTGGGAACAGTTCCAACGTATGCGGCACGGCGACGGTGTCATCGACGAACCGTATTTCACCATCATGGCCGACAGTGTCCTGATGAAGGCGGGAGACGATCACACCCGGGTGCGCAAGACGTTTCAGCGCAACTTTCGTCCCGGCCTGGTCGACAGCCTGCGGCCGGTGATCACCGACCGCGCTCACGAACTGATCGATGCCTTCACCGATCCGAGCGGCGGACCCGGCCGGGTCGAACTGATGGCCGCCTACGGTTCACCCCTACCGCTGTCGGCGATCAGCCAACTGCTGCACGTCCCGCACGAGGACGAAGCCGACATCCACGAGTGGATGCACGGCTTCAAACTCGGTATCCAGATGCTGCCGCTGGACGCCACCCAGCTGAAAGTGGCCAACGACTCGATGATCGCGCTGGACAACTACTTTCGGGGTCTGGTCGCCAAGCGGCGTGCCGAACCGGAAGACGATCTGGTCAACAGCATGATCGCCGACACCGACGACGGCACGCTGACCGAGGACGAACTGATCGCCAACCTGTGGAGTATCTACGTCGGCGGCCACGACACCAGCGCGCTGTCCATCTGTAACGCGGTGGCGACGTTGTTGCTGCACCCAGACCAACTCGCTGCGTTGCAATCGGATATGTCGTTGCTGCCCAACGCTGTCCAGGAAATTCTGCGTTACATCGGAACCGTGCACGGCACCCACCGACTGCTCACCGAGGACATCGAGCTCGGTGGCCACCACATCCCGGCGGATACGCCGATCATGGTGTACCTCTCAGCGGCCAATCACGACGAAGGCTGGTGTCCGCATGCCGAGTCCTTCGACATCACCCGCGACGTGCCATCTGATCACCTCGCGTTTGGCCACGGTCCGCACAAGTGCCCGGGACAACACATGGCCCGCGCGGTGATCGGCATCGGCGTCGAAGCCCTGCTCACCCGGTTGCGCGGACTGCGGATCGAAGAACTCGAATGGGAGCGTGACGCGCTGCTTTTCCGCGGGGGCCCGAGAAGCTGGTGCTGGCATGGGATTCCAGCGAGGCACGACCATGAGCGCCTCGCTGAAGTTGCCGCACGGCCTGGAACCGGAGCGGGAGTTCCCAGCGCAGAGCTACCCCGACAACATCCCCCTGTGGACCGAAAACTACTGTTTCGTCGCCTACGACCCCGGCAGCCAAGTGGGATTGTGGACGCATCTGGGCCGCGCTCCTTTCGATTCCACGCTGTGGCGTGA